A genomic stretch from Caballeronia sp. LZ062 includes:
- a CDS encoding DUF2968 domain-containing protein: protein MLWLGLCAPASQAQSGRASDSPDNAASANGDIAELEALTRDGKITTLRKAVNGSYGASLAYYREQVTYYAALFQVDKSWRVVKTQNEARAESVFADFAKTSVSLADAEIRRIKLEAETAYAQRLIAAQQARASRLQADLNVAHAQQSEVANHQQAEQDAIRQLRTEQAAAQAQLRALQLRVQELQKQADGDLPASGK, encoded by the coding sequence ATGTTATGGCTTGGTCTGTGCGCCCCGGCCAGTCAGGCGCAATCCGGCCGTGCATCTGATTCGCCGGACAATGCGGCGTCCGCGAACGGCGACATTGCGGAACTGGAAGCGTTGACGCGCGACGGCAAAATCACGACGCTGCGGAAAGCCGTGAACGGCAGTTACGGCGCGAGCCTCGCGTATTATCGCGAGCAAGTGACGTATTATGCGGCGTTATTTCAAGTCGATAAATCCTGGCGCGTAGTCAAGACGCAAAATGAGGCGCGCGCAGAATCCGTCTTTGCGGATTTTGCGAAGACGTCCGTATCGCTCGCCGATGCCGAGATTCGCCGCATCAAGCTCGAAGCGGAAACGGCCTATGCGCAAAGGCTGATCGCGGCGCAACAGGCGCGCGCGAGCAGGCTGCAGGCGGACCTAAATGTCGCGCACGCCCAGCAGAGCGAAGTGGCCAACCATCAGCAAGCGGAGCAGGACGCCATCCGTCAATTGCGCACGGAACAGGCGGCGGCGCAGGCGCAACTTCGCGCGCTGCAATTGCGTGTGCAGGAATTGCAAAAGCAAGCCGACGGTGATCTTCCCGCATCTGGAAAATAA
- a CDS encoding ATPase domain-containing protein: MSQDDNLPSEPSPERTANDDNVTTGVPGLDEILGGGLVGGGLYMIEGMAGAGKTILSSQIAFHRVAQGDKVLYVTLIAESHTKLLSHLRALSFYDADAISDRMLFVSGYHELMRDGLSGFLALIASTIKSSRPRFMVIDGFRSAREFSSTELALSQFIHELSAFVSAARCTTLILAPLSGNEPHPEHTLVDGLIELNRFSNGMRRSREIEVHKLRARDHLLGKHFFNISTNGLVAFPRLEASPANQNAPRHYDSKLTFGFPEFDRMMGGGVARGSTTTLVGPSGVGKTLLGLKFLQAGVANGERCVYFGLYESPQRLIAKARQVNIDLTDAVKDGRLTIDWHSAVELSIDELAAELLAVVGRTNASRLVVDGIDGFGQSANRVERFGLFLNALTLRLRDAGVTTIITEELTLYGEPAPPATMRASAMTENIVLMRYVEADSALHRMVTVVKQRESAHDSTIRRLTIDSRGLHITETFIGPTGILSGHPSLSPALSVSDPGPRT, translated from the coding sequence ATGAGCCAAGACGACAATCTTCCCTCCGAGCCATCCCCCGAGCGCACTGCGAACGACGACAACGTCACAACCGGCGTCCCGGGGCTGGACGAAATACTCGGCGGCGGCCTCGTCGGAGGCGGGCTCTATATGATCGAAGGCATGGCGGGCGCGGGCAAGACGATTCTTTCCTCGCAAATCGCCTTTCACCGCGTCGCGCAGGGCGACAAGGTGCTGTACGTCACGCTCATCGCCGAATCGCACACGAAGCTCTTGTCGCATTTGCGCGCGCTGTCGTTCTACGACGCCGACGCCATCTCCGACCGCATGCTCTTCGTGAGCGGCTACCACGAACTGATGCGCGACGGCCTCTCGGGCTTTCTGGCGCTGATCGCTTCGACGATCAAGTCGAGCCGCCCGCGCTTCATGGTCATCGACGGCTTTCGCAGCGCACGCGAGTTCAGTTCGACGGAGCTTGCGCTTTCGCAGTTCATCCATGAACTCTCGGCGTTCGTGAGCGCGGCGCGCTGCACCACGCTGATTCTCGCGCCGCTTTCCGGCAACGAGCCGCATCCGGAACACACGCTCGTCGACGGCTTGATCGAACTGAACCGTTTCAGCAACGGCATGCGCCGCTCGCGCGAGATCGAGGTGCACAAGCTGCGCGCCCGCGATCATCTGCTCGGCAAGCATTTCTTCAATATCTCGACAAACGGCCTTGTCGCGTTCCCGCGTCTGGAGGCTTCGCCCGCTAATCAAAACGCCCCGCGCCACTACGATTCAAAGCTCACGTTCGGCTTCCCCGAATTCGACCGCATGATGGGCGGCGGCGTCGCGCGCGGCTCCACGACCACGCTCGTCGGGCCTTCCGGCGTCGGCAAGACGTTGCTCGGGCTCAAGTTTTTGCAGGCAGGCGTCGCAAACGGCGAGCGGTGCGTTTATTTCGGCCTCTACGAATCGCCGCAGCGGCTGATCGCGAAAGCGCGGCAAGTGAACATCGATCTGACCGATGCGGTGAAGGACGGGCGCCTCACCATCGACTGGCATTCGGCAGTCGAGCTGTCCATCGACGAACTCGCCGCGGAACTGCTCGCCGTCGTCGGGCGCACGAATGCGTCGCGGCTCGTGGTGGACGGCATCGACGGCTTCGGTCAGTCTGCGAACCGGGTTGAACGGTTCGGCCTCTTTCTCAACGCGCTCACGCTGCGGCTGCGCGATGCCGGCGTCACGACGATCATCACCGAAGAACTGACGCTGTATGGCGAACCGGCGCCGCCCGCGACCATGCGCGCATCGGCGATGACCGAGAACATCGTGCTCATGCGCTACGTCGAAGCGGATTCCGCGCTGCACCGTATGGTGACGGTCGTGAAGCAGCGCGAAAGCGCGCACGACTCGACGATCCGCCGCCTGACGATCGATTCTCGCGGCTTGCACATCACGGAGACTTTCATCGGGCCGACGGGCATCCTGTCCGGGCATCCGTCGCTTTCCCCTGCGCTGTCCGTGTCGGACCCCGGCCCGCGCACATGA
- a CDS encoding methylated-DNA--[protein]-cysteine S-methyltransferase produces the protein MIECHVRPSPLGPIVYRAENACLTGLFFVGQKHFPADVPPHAIVHDERPAPRVIEAACNEVAEYFAGERLTFSVPVKLHGTAFQQQVWDLLRQIPFGDAWTYGDLARRLGLPPGASRAVGGANGRNPVAIIVPCHRVIGGDGELTGYAGGVDRKRWLLTLEGGRGREQLALF, from the coding sequence GTGATTGAGTGCCACGTCCGCCCGAGTCCGCTCGGCCCGATTGTGTATCGCGCCGAAAATGCGTGTCTGACCGGACTTTTCTTCGTCGGGCAGAAGCACTTTCCGGCGGATGTGCCGCCGCACGCGATTGTCCACGACGAGAGGCCCGCGCCACGCGTCATCGAAGCCGCCTGCAATGAGGTCGCCGAATACTTCGCGGGGGAGCGGCTGACTTTCTCGGTGCCGGTCAAACTGCACGGCACGGCGTTCCAGCAACAGGTCTGGGATCTCCTGCGCCAGATTCCTTTCGGCGACGCCTGGACCTACGGCGATCTCGCGCGGCGGCTCGGCTTGCCGCCGGGCGCATCGCGGGCGGTGGGCGGCGCGAACGGGCGCAATCCGGTGGCGATCATCGTGCCGTGTCATCGCGTGATCGGCGGCGACGGTGAATTGACGGGCTACGCTGGCGGCGTCGATCGCAAAAGGTGGCTGCTGACGCTCGAAGGTGGCCGGGGCCGCGAGCAACTCGCGCTCTTCTGA
- the frc gene encoding formyl-CoA transferase, whose translation MNTSGKALDGVRILDFTHVQSGPTCTQLLAWFGADVIKVERAGAGDITREQLRDIPDADSLYFTMLNHNKRSITIDTKNPEGKKVLETLVKKCDVLVENFAPGALDRMGFSWERIQELNPAMIVASVKGFGPGPYEDCKVYENVAQCAGGAASTTGFDDGPPTVTGAQIGDSGTGLHLALGIVTALYQRNRTGRGQKVLAAMQDGVLNLCRVKLRDQQRLERTGVMKEYPQYPNGKFGEAVPRAGNASGGGQPGWILKCKGWETDPNAYIYFITQAPVWGEICKVIGKEEWIEHPDYKTPNARLPRLKEIFAEIERWTMSKTKFQAMEILNKHDIPCGPILSMKEIAEEPSLRKTGTVVEVDHPVRGKYLTVGNPIKLSDSPTEVVRSPLLGEHTDEVMAELGYTQDQIATLKSLGAI comes from the coding sequence ATGAACACCTCGGGCAAGGCACTGGATGGCGTTCGCATCCTCGATTTCACGCACGTTCAATCGGGTCCGACCTGCACGCAGTTGCTGGCGTGGTTCGGCGCGGACGTTATCAAGGTAGAGCGCGCCGGCGCAGGCGACATCACGCGGGAGCAATTGCGCGATATCCCCGACGCGGACAGCCTTTACTTCACGATGCTCAACCACAACAAGCGGTCGATCACCATCGACACGAAGAATCCCGAGGGCAAGAAAGTGCTCGAAACGCTCGTCAAGAAGTGCGACGTGCTGGTCGAGAACTTCGCGCCGGGCGCGCTCGACCGCATGGGCTTCTCGTGGGAGCGCATCCAGGAACTGAACCCGGCGATGATCGTGGCGTCGGTCAAGGGCTTCGGGCCGGGGCCGTACGAAGACTGCAAGGTCTACGAGAACGTCGCGCAGTGCGCGGGCGGCGCGGCATCGACCACGGGTTTCGACGACGGTCCGCCGACCGTCACCGGCGCGCAGATCGGCGATTCGGGCACGGGGCTGCACCTCGCGCTCGGCATTGTCACGGCCCTGTATCAGCGCAACCGCACCGGACGCGGGCAGAAAGTGCTCGCGGCCATGCAGGACGGCGTGCTCAATCTGTGCCGCGTGAAATTGCGCGACCAGCAGCGCCTCGAACGCACCGGCGTGATGAAAGAGTACCCGCAGTATCCGAACGGCAAGTTCGGCGAAGCGGTGCCGCGCGCAGGCAACGCATCCGGCGGCGGCCAGCCGGGCTGGATTCTCAAGTGCAAGGGCTGGGAAACCGACCCGAACGCGTACATCTACTTCATCACGCAGGCGCCGGTGTGGGGCGAAATCTGCAAGGTCATCGGCAAGGAAGAGTGGATCGAGCATCCGGACTACAAGACGCCCAATGCGCGCCTGCCGCGGTTGAAAGAAATCTTCGCGGAAATCGAGCGCTGGACCATGTCGAAAACCAAGTTTCAGGCCATGGAAATCCTGAACAAGCACGACATTCCGTGCGGCCCGATTCTCTCGATGAAGGAGATTGCCGAAGAACCGTCGCTCAGAAAGACCGGCACGGTCGTGGAAGTGGACCATCCGGTGCGCGGCAAATACCTGACGGTCGGCAACCCGATCAAGCTCTCGGACAGCCCGACGGAAGTCGTGCGCTCGCCGCTGCTCGGCGAGCATACCGATGAAGTCATGGCCGAACTCGGCTACACGCAGGACCAGATCGCCACGCTGAAGAGCCTCGGCGCGATCTGA
- a CDS encoding OmpA family protein: MLKNTVAVVLAAAAVLAGCSTTSGPTFNINEIQTSNGQKAFRSECYGALQSGSSCMEAAQKMCGNQPVNVLQNVEGTNAPGNAREVVFTCGMPPQPAAVQQAEPQPVIAAAPAVAPAIAPVRKVTLDEKTNFAFDSARLTPKARAILDRLIAEGRGVTFSSVVVEGYTDSTGSASYNVALSERRARAVLEYLKGHGLQAQDFATKALGESNPVASNATSGGRAENRRVEVVLTQ, from the coding sequence ATGCTTAAAAATACCGTTGCCGTCGTTCTCGCTGCCGCCGCTGTGCTCGCAGGTTGCTCAACCACTTCCGGTCCCACGTTCAATATCAATGAAATCCAGACGTCGAACGGGCAGAAGGCATTCCGTTCCGAATGCTATGGCGCGTTGCAGAGCGGCAGTTCCTGCATGGAAGCCGCGCAGAAGATGTGCGGCAACCAGCCGGTGAACGTATTGCAGAACGTCGAGGGCACGAACGCGCCGGGTAATGCTCGCGAAGTCGTCTTCACCTGCGGTATGCCGCCGCAGCCGGCGGCCGTGCAGCAGGCCGAACCGCAGCCTGTCATCGCCGCGGCGCCGGCTGTCGCTCCGGCTATCGCGCCGGTACGCAAGGTAACGCTCGACGAAAAGACCAACTTCGCCTTCGATAGCGCGCGACTCACGCCGAAGGCCCGCGCCATTCTCGACCGCCTGATTGCCGAAGGGCGCGGCGTGACGTTCTCGTCCGTGGTCGTGGAGGGTTATACGGATTCGACCGGTTCCGCGTCGTATAACGTGGCGCTGTCCGAACGCCGAGCGCGCGCCGTGCTCGAATACCTGAAAGGCCACGGGTTGCAGGCGCAGGACTTCGCGACGAAGGCCCTCGGCGAGTCGAATCCGGTTGCATCGAACGCCACCAGCGGCGGCCGTGCCGAGAACCGTCGCGTGGAAGTCGTCCTCACGCAATAA
- a CDS encoding CsbD family protein: MVQDQVEGTAQNVVGKVQDAVGALTGDSGTQVEGKARQALGSLQQTYGQTLDNVRSAVSDQPINGVLIAAAVGFLLGALWNRDR; the protein is encoded by the coding sequence ATGGTGCAAGATCAAGTGGAAGGCACGGCTCAAAACGTGGTCGGCAAGGTGCAGGACGCGGTCGGCGCGCTGACGGGCGATTCGGGCACGCAGGTCGAAGGCAAGGCGCGTCAGGCGCTCGGCTCGCTGCAGCAGACGTACGGGCAGACGCTCGACAACGTTCGCAGCGCCGTCTCCGATCAGCCGATCAACGGCGTGCTGATCGCCGCGGCCGTCGGATTCCTGCTGGGCGCATTGTGGAATCGCGATCGGTAA
- a CDS encoding DNA/RNA non-specific endonuclease, with translation MQARFKALVAALFGAVCISAVANDCPQFSPSGREPVVTNAKMRAATQEICYSDFALLHSGVTHGPLWSAEHLTAQSVDDAKDNTRTNRFFVDKRLPRGDSAQLDDYKRSGYDRGHMSPAGDRASQQGMAESFSLANIVPQDPSNNRRIWSRIEQAVRRLTEESGEAYVVTGPLFAGRQLQTIGESRVLVPTQLYKVVYLPQRQIAFAVVVENTPTNTYTMKTVRELEAMSGLAFPGIPDSLKDKRIGGLRGV, from the coding sequence ATGCAAGCAAGGTTCAAGGCACTCGTCGCCGCGCTTTTCGGCGCGGTGTGCATCAGCGCGGTCGCCAACGACTGCCCGCAGTTCAGCCCGTCCGGGCGCGAACCCGTCGTGACCAATGCCAAGATGCGCGCGGCCACGCAGGAAATCTGCTATTCGGATTTCGCGCTCCTTCACTCGGGCGTCACGCACGGGCCGCTGTGGTCGGCGGAGCATCTCACGGCGCAAAGCGTCGACGACGCGAAGGACAACACGCGCACCAACCGCTTTTTCGTCGACAAGCGGCTGCCGCGCGGCGATAGCGCGCAACTCGACGACTACAAGCGCAGCGGCTACGACCGCGGCCACATGAGCCCGGCGGGCGATCGCGCGAGCCAGCAGGGCATGGCCGAATCGTTTTCGCTGGCGAACATCGTGCCGCAGGACCCGTCGAACAACCGGCGCATCTGGTCGCGCATCGAGCAGGCCGTGCGCCGGCTCACCGAGGAATCGGGCGAGGCGTATGTCGTCACCGGACCGCTGTTCGCGGGGCGGCAGTTGCAGACCATCGGCGAATCGCGCGTCTTGGTGCCGACGCAGTTGTACAAGGTCGTGTATTTGCCGCAGCGGCAGATTGCGTTCGCGGTGGTGGTCGAGAACACGCCGACGAATACCTATACGATGAAGACCGTGCGCGAACTGGAAGCGATGAGCGGTCTCGCGTTTCCCGGGATTCCGGATTCGCTGAAAGACAAACGAATTGGAGGATTGAGAGGTGTTTAA
- a CDS encoding fumarylacetoacetate hydrolase family protein, with protein MTTWIRFRDADGHIGFGTLDERSGRVVQHDGALFEQPRPTDISFAVDDLTLLAPCEPSKVIALWNNYYALSQKLDKAPPQHPLFLIKPPMSVIGPNESIRRPKNYHGKIAYEGELGVVIGKKVSCASVEEAEDAIFGYTCVNDVTAIELLQEDPNFAQWCRSKGFDTFTCLGPGIVSGFDWRSANVVTTVDGVERQNYPLDDMIFSPAEQVSLLSHDMTLAPGDVIACGTSVGVGSIKDGARVDVSIGGIGTLSNVLAA; from the coding sequence GTGACCACCTGGATACGTTTTCGCGATGCCGACGGGCATATCGGCTTTGGCACGCTCGACGAGCGCTCGGGCCGCGTCGTGCAGCACGACGGCGCGCTCTTCGAGCAGCCGCGCCCGACCGACATCTCCTTTGCCGTGGACGACCTTACTCTGCTCGCGCCCTGCGAGCCGAGCAAGGTCATCGCGCTGTGGAACAACTACTACGCGCTCTCGCAGAAGCTCGACAAGGCGCCGCCGCAGCATCCGCTCTTTCTGATCAAGCCGCCGATGTCGGTCATCGGGCCGAACGAGTCGATTCGCCGGCCGAAGAATTACCACGGCAAGATTGCCTACGAGGGCGAACTGGGTGTCGTGATCGGCAAGAAGGTGTCGTGCGCGTCGGTGGAAGAAGCCGAGGACGCGATCTTCGGCTACACGTGCGTGAACGACGTCACTGCCATCGAGCTGCTGCAGGAAGATCCCAACTTCGCGCAATGGTGCCGCTCGAAGGGCTTCGACACGTTCACGTGCCTCGGGCCGGGAATCGTCAGCGGTTTCGACTGGCGCAGCGCGAATGTCGTCACGACCGTCGACGGAGTGGAGCGCCAGAACTACCCGCTCGACGACATGATTTTCTCGCCCGCCGAGCAGGTCAGCCTGCTTTCGCACGACATGACGCTCGCGCCCGGCGACGTGATCGCGTGTGGAACGTCCGTCGGCGTCGGGTCGATCAAGGACGGCGCGCGTGTCGATGTGTCAATCGGAGGGATCGGCACGTTGTCGAATGTGCTGGCGGCGTAG
- a CDS encoding alpha/beta hydrolase produces MKSMPLSARSLLLTLASCVSLAAAAPAFAEEPAYGPELQGFEYPYPVARFAFTSQRQVVRMAYMDVHPAHPNGRTAVLLHGKNFCAATWKETIDTLSDAGYRVIAPDQIGFCKSTKPERYQYSFQQLARNTHALLGALGVNRPTLIAHSTGGMIAVRYALMYPQETEQLALVNPIGLEDWKAKGVPSISIDDWYARELKTSAEGIRIYEKNTYYAGQWRDNYEPWVQMLAGMYRGPGKDIVAWNSALLYDMIYTQPVVYEFPNLKTPTLLLIGDKDTTAIGKDLAPPEIRPTLGRYPELAKQAKERIPNATLVEFPDAGHAPQMQEPAAFHKALLDGLAALHPKAE; encoded by the coding sequence ATGAAATCGATGCCTCTTTCCGCGCGATCCTTGCTGCTGACGCTGGCTTCCTGCGTGTCATTGGCGGCGGCCGCGCCCGCATTCGCCGAGGAACCCGCCTACGGCCCCGAGTTGCAGGGCTTCGAGTATCCGTATCCGGTCGCGCGCTTCGCGTTCACGTCGCAGCGGCAGGTCGTGCGCATGGCCTATATGGACGTGCATCCGGCGCATCCGAACGGGCGCACGGCGGTGCTGCTGCACGGTAAGAACTTCTGCGCGGCGACGTGGAAAGAGACCATCGACACGTTGAGCGACGCGGGCTATCGCGTGATCGCGCCGGACCAGATCGGCTTTTGCAAGTCGACCAAGCCCGAGCGTTATCAGTACAGCTTCCAGCAACTCGCGCGCAACACGCACGCGCTGCTCGGCGCGCTCGGCGTGAATCGCCCGACGCTGATCGCGCATTCGACGGGCGGCATGATCGCCGTGCGCTATGCGCTGATGTATCCGCAGGAGACCGAGCAACTGGCGCTCGTCAATCCGATCGGGCTGGAGGACTGGAAGGCGAAGGGCGTGCCCTCCATTTCCATCGACGACTGGTATGCCCGCGAACTGAAGACGAGCGCCGAAGGCATCCGCATTTACGAGAAGAACACGTATTACGCGGGCCAGTGGCGCGACAACTACGAGCCGTGGGTGCAGATGCTCGCCGGTATGTATCGCGGGCCGGGGAAAGATATCGTCGCGTGGAATTCGGCGCTGCTGTACGACATGATCTACACGCAGCCGGTGGTCTATGAGTTCCCGAACTTGAAGACGCCGACGCTGCTTCTGATCGGCGACAAGGACACGACGGCCATCGGCAAGGATCTCGCGCCGCCGGAGATTCGTCCGACGCTCGGGCGTTATCCGGAGTTGGCGAAACAGGCGAAGGAGCGCATTCCGAACGCGACGCTCGTCGAGTTCCCCGACGCCGGCCACGCGCCCCAAATGCAGGAGCCGGCTGCGTTCCACAAGGCGTTGCTCGACGGCCTCGCGGCGTTGCATCCGAAAGCCGAATGA
- a CDS encoding acetate--CoA ligase family protein, with the protein MNSTVVQERSEAVQSFPPASNVVPLHAADAKRRVAEIFERVKAEGRTSLTAPEGKLVCDAYGISVPQEGVATSADDAAKLASFIGFPVVLKIVSPEILHKTEAGGVLVGVKNEADVKAGYATIIENAKKYDANATIVGVQVQQMVGAGQEVIIGAVTDPSFGKLIAFGLGGVLVEVLKDVTFRLAPVTREEAESMLDGIQAADVLRGVRGAEAVDRDALVTLIERVSRLVDDFPQISEMDLNPVFASPNGAVAADVRIVMDFEPAEPRYRPTQEQIVTQMNRIMKPDAVAVIGASNEDGKIGNSVMKNLINGGYQGTIYPIHPKADEIMGRKAYKSVKDVPGVIDVAVFAIPAKFVAQALVEVGEKQIPGAVLIPSGFAETGNQEGQEELVRIARQYDIRMMGPNIYGFYYTPKNLCATFCTPYDVKGKAALSSQSGGIGMAIIGFSRSAKMGVSAIVGLGNKSDIDEDDLLTFFEQDDNTEIIAQHCEDLKDGRSFAEAARRVSKKKPVVVLKAGRTSLGARAASSHTGALAGNDKIYEDVFAQCGVIRARSLRDLLEFARGIPKLPTPKGENTVIITGAGGSGVLLSDACVDNGLSLMTMPDDLDAAFRKFIPPFGAAGNPVDITGGEPPTTYKNTIKLGLEDDRIHSIILGYWHTIITPPMVFAKLVIEVKEEMKARGIEKPIVASLAGDVQVEEAAEYLYEHGVPAYAYSTELPVAVLGAKYKWARGAGLI; encoded by the coding sequence ATGAACAGCACGGTCGTCCAGGAACGCAGCGAAGCAGTCCAGTCTTTCCCGCCCGCATCGAATGTCGTGCCGTTGCACGCAGCGGACGCAAAGCGCCGTGTCGCGGAGATCTTCGAGCGCGTGAAGGCCGAGGGCCGCACGTCGCTGACTGCGCCGGAAGGCAAGCTCGTCTGCGACGCCTACGGTATCTCGGTGCCGCAGGAAGGCGTGGCGACCAGCGCGGACGACGCCGCGAAGCTCGCGTCCTTCATCGGCTTCCCGGTGGTGCTGAAGATCGTCTCGCCGGAGATTCTGCACAAGACCGAGGCGGGCGGCGTGCTCGTCGGCGTGAAGAACGAAGCCGACGTGAAGGCAGGCTACGCGACGATCATCGAAAATGCGAAGAAGTACGATGCGAACGCGACCATCGTGGGCGTGCAGGTGCAGCAGATGGTCGGCGCGGGACAGGAAGTGATCATCGGCGCGGTCACGGACCCGTCGTTCGGCAAGCTGATCGCGTTCGGGCTCGGCGGCGTGCTTGTCGAAGTGCTGAAGGACGTGACGTTTCGCTTAGCTCCGGTGACGCGCGAAGAAGCCGAGTCGATGCTCGACGGCATTCAGGCCGCCGATGTGCTGCGCGGCGTGCGTGGCGCGGAAGCCGTCGACCGCGATGCACTGGTGACGCTGATCGAGCGCGTGTCGCGCCTCGTCGACGACTTCCCGCAAATCTCCGAGATGGATCTGAATCCGGTCTTCGCGAGCCCGAACGGAGCGGTGGCGGCGGACGTGCGCATCGTGATGGACTTCGAGCCGGCCGAGCCGCGCTATCGCCCGACGCAGGAGCAGATCGTCACGCAGATGAACCGCATCATGAAGCCGGATGCCGTCGCGGTGATCGGCGCGTCGAACGAGGACGGCAAGATCGGCAACTCGGTCATGAAAAACCTGATCAACGGCGGCTACCAGGGGACCATCTATCCGATTCACCCGAAAGCCGACGAAATCATGGGCCGCAAGGCGTACAAGAGCGTGAAAGACGTGCCGGGCGTGATCGACGTGGCCGTGTTCGCGATTCCCGCGAAGTTCGTCGCGCAGGCGCTCGTCGAAGTGGGCGAGAAGCAGATTCCCGGCGCGGTGCTGATTCCGTCCGGCTTCGCCGAAACGGGCAATCAGGAGGGGCAGGAAGAGCTGGTGCGGATTGCGCGTCAGTACGATATCCGCATGATGGGACCGAACATCTACGGCTTCTATTACACGCCGAAGAATCTGTGCGCGACGTTCTGCACGCCCTACGACGTGAAGGGCAAGGCGGCGCTCTCGTCGCAATCGGGCGGCATCGGCATGGCGATCATCGGCTTTTCGCGCTCGGCGAAGATGGGCGTTTCGGCTATCGTCGGCCTCGGCAACAAGAGCGATATCGACGAGGACGATCTGCTCACGTTCTTCGAGCAGGACGACAACACGGAAATCATCGCGCAGCACTGCGAAGATCTGAAGGACGGCCGATCCTTCGCCGAAGCCGCGCGGCGCGTGTCGAAGAAAAAGCCGGTCGTCGTGCTGAAGGCGGGCAGAACGAGCCTCGGCGCGCGCGCGGCGAGTTCGCACACCGGCGCGCTCGCGGGCAACGACAAGATCTACGAGGACGTGTTCGCGCAATGCGGCGTGATCCGCGCCCGGTCGCTGCGCGACTTGCTCGAGTTCGCGCGCGGCATTCCGAAGCTGCCGACGCCGAAGGGTGAAAACACCGTCATCATCACGGGCGCGGGCGGATCGGGCGTGCTGCTCTCGGACGCCTGCGTGGACAACGGCCTTTCGCTGATGACCATGCCCGACGATCTCGACGCCGCGTTCCGCAAGTTCATTCCGCCGTTCGGCGCGGCGGGCAATCCGGTCGACATCACCGGCGGCGAGCCGCCGACCACGTACAAGAACACGATCAAGCTCGGACTCGAAGACGACCGCATCCATTCGATCATTCTCGGTTATTGGCACACGATCATCACGCCGCCGATGGTCTTCGCCAAACTCGTGATCGAAGTGAAGGAGGAGATGAAGGCGCGCGGCATCGAAAAGCCGATCGTGGCGTCGCTCGCCGGTGACGTGCAGGTGGAGGAGGCCGCCGAGTATCTGTACGAGCACGGCGTGCCGGCTTACGCGTATTCGACCGAGTTGCCCGTCGCGGTGCTCGGCGCGAAATACAAGTGGGCGCGCGGCGCGGGCCTGATCTGA
- a CDS encoding response regulator: MKKILVVDDEFDILTTWRLVLEMEGYEVTTASNGRLALDAANMNAPDVIITDWMMPHMDGVELIRTLAASDTLNKVPVILMSAAAHAPELHHPDARFRRKPLSIDDLLALVAHLVDPA; this comes from the coding sequence ATGAAAAAGATCCTTGTCGTCGACGACGAATTCGACATCCTGACCACGTGGCGGCTCGTGCTCGAAATGGAAGGCTACGAGGTGACGACGGCGTCGAACGGGCGCCTTGCGCTCGACGCGGCCAACATGAACGCGCCGGACGTCATCATCACCGACTGGATGATGCCGCACATGGACGGCGTCGAGCTGATCCGCACTCTCGCGGCGAGCGACACGCTCAACAAGGTGCCGGTGATTCTTATGAGCGCCGCCGCGCACGCGCCGGAGCTGCATCATCCCGACGCGCGTTTTCGCAGAAAGCCGCTTTCCATCGACGATTTGCTCGCGCTCGTGGCTCATCTCGTGGACCCCGCGTGA